The following are from one region of the Anaeropeptidivorans aminofermentans genome:
- the nrdG gene encoding anaerobic ribonucleoside-triphosphate reductase activating protein: protein MKIRISGIANDSVVDGPGIRLTVFTQGCPHKCLGCHNPDTHSYSGGKEIDTEEIIQLINQNPLLDGVTFSGGEPFLHTEALSIVAAHVKKSGLNLIIYTGYLWEEIIKNENMLHLALYADIIIDGKFILAERSLDLRFRGSKNQRAIDPKESMRLNRAVEINI, encoded by the coding sequence ATGAAAATCAGAATATCAGGAATAGCAAATGACTCTGTAGTTGACGGGCCGGGGATACGCCTTACAGTATTTACCCAGGGATGCCCCCATAAATGCCTCGGCTGCCACAATCCGGATACCCATTCCTATTCCGGCGGGAAAGAAATAGATACAGAAGAAATCATACAGCTGATTAATCAAAATCCTCTCCTTGACGGTGTTACATTTTCCGGCGGAGAGCCTTTTTTGCATACGGAGGCCCTTTCTATTGTTGCAGCGCATGTTAAGAAAAGCGGGCTTAATTTAATTATATATACGGGATACCTATGGGAAGAAATAATAAAAAATGAAAATATGCTTCACCTTGCCCTTTATGCAGATATTATAATAGACGGTAAATTTATTCTGGCGGAAAGAAGTCTCGACCTTCGTTTCAGAGGCTCTAAAAACCAAAGGGCAATAGACCCGAAAGAAAGCATGCGCCTTAACCGTGCCGTTGAAATAAATATATAG
- a CDS encoding metal ABC transporter substrate-binding protein, whose product MKKIIAFLISAVMLAGCGAKGTPQELNNKNEDKKLNIVTTNFPAYDFARAVAKDKADITMLLKPGAESHTFDPSPADIIKINDADMFIYIGGENDEWVNTVLESIELGEKKVLRLMDYVNVVEEELVEGMEEEEHDHDHEHEENHEHEEDHEHEEDHEHEEDHEHEEDHEHEEDHDHEEDHDHTHEDEHIWTSPKNAITLVDAIEKEIVAIDEENSDYYKENANSYISEIEKVDSEIKAVVDNAERKSLVFADRFPFRYFVDEYGLNYSAAFSGCSTQSEASAGTIAFLVDKVKNEKIPYVYYIELSSKSIANAISEETGAGMLLLHSAHNLTKDNFEKGETYVSIMKNNVESLRKGLN is encoded by the coding sequence ATGAAAAAAATTATCGCTTTTTTAATTTCTGCGGTCATGCTCGCAGGGTGCGGTGCCAAAGGAACGCCCCAGGAGCTTAATAATAAAAATGAAGATAAAAAATTAAATATAGTTACAACGAATTTTCCGGCTTATGATTTCGCAAGGGCTGTCGCTAAGGATAAGGCAGACATAACAATGCTTTTAAAACCGGGAGCAGAAAGCCATACCTTCGACCCGTCGCCGGCGGATATTATAAAAATAAACGATGCCGATATGTTTATCTATATCGGCGGAGAAAACGACGAATGGGTCAATACTGTGCTTGAATCCATAGAGCTTGGTGAAAAGAAGGTTTTACGCCTTATGGATTATGTAAATGTTGTGGAAGAAGAGCTTGTAGAGGGCATGGAAGAAGAGGAACATGATCACGACCATGAGCACGAGGAGAATCACGAGCATGAGGAAGACCATGAGCACGAAGAAGACCACGAACATGAGGAAGACCATGAGCATGAAGAAGACCACGAGCATGAAGAGGACCACGATCATGAAGAAGACCACGATCATACCCATGAAGATGAACATATATGGACCTCTCCTAAAAATGCCATAACCCTTGTAGATGCAATAGAAAAAGAAATCGTAGCCATTGATGAGGAGAATTCAGATTATTATAAAGAAAATGCAAATTCTTATATTTCTGAAATAGAAAAAGTAGATTCCGAAATAAAAGCTGTTGTAGATAATGCAGAGAGGAAATCTTTGGTATTTGCAGACAGGTTTCCTTTTCGGTATTTTGTAGATGAGTATGGTTTAAACTATAGCGCTGCTTTTTCCGGCTGCAGCACCCAAAGCGAGGCAAGCGCAGGAACCATCGCTTTTCTTGTGGATAAGGTAAAGAACGAAAAAATACCCTATGTTTATTATATAGAACTTAGTTCAAAAAGCATAGCAAATGCCATAAGTGAAGAAACAGGGGCAGGTATGCTTCTGCTGCATTCGGCCCATAATCTTACAAAGGACAATTTTGAAAAGGGCGAGACATATGTTTCAATAATGAAAAACAATGTGGAGAGCCTTAGAAAGGGACTGAACTAG
- a CDS encoding Fur family transcriptional regulator, with protein sequence MSSPKKYKTKQKDMILSYFKENANHHVTADDIVYHLKSSGLNVGQATVYRCIKNLVEEGVVIKYSFMDGLSSCYQYIGENNENECIYHMICSGCGKVEHLSCGFLDKLSEHIKNEHNFNMDSSKSVIYGKCKSCMKKE encoded by the coding sequence ATGAGTAGTCCCAAAAAATATAAAACAAAACAAAAAGATATGATTTTATCGTACTTTAAAGAGAATGCCAATCACCATGTAACTGCTGATGATATAGTATACCATCTTAAATCCTCGGGGCTTAATGTAGGGCAGGCTACAGTATATCGATGCATAAAGAATCTTGTGGAAGAAGGCGTAGTGATAAAATATTCCTTTATGGACGGCCTAAGCTCCTGCTACCAATATATAGGTGAAAACAATGAAAATGAATGTATTTATCACATGATATGCAGCGGCTGCGGCAAGGTGGAACATTTGAGCTGCGGATTTCTGGACAAGCTTTCGGAGCATATTAAAAACGAGCATAATTTCAATATGGATAGCAGCAAAAGCGTGATTTACGGAAAATGCAAAAGCTGTATGAAGAAGGAATAG
- a CDS encoding metal ABC transporter ATP-binding protein, which translates to MNVISCESLTLGYERRPVIKDISFSAEEGDFICILGENGAGKSTLMKGILSLIKPMKGKISFGINKNQIGYLPQQSDIQKDFPASVYEVVISGTLNHGRLLPFYSRREKNIAEENMKRLGIWDLKNKPYRDLSGGQQQRVFLARALCATKKLLLLDEPMAGLDPIASADFYNLLDKLNKKEGITIIMISHDIQGAMDYCKKILHLGHSKIFYGTKEEYLQTEMAKKMQRGEADA; encoded by the coding sequence ATGAATGTAATATCATGTGAAAGCCTGACTTTAGGCTATGAAAGGCGCCCTGTTATAAAGGATATTTCCTTTTCGGCGGAAGAAGGGGATTTTATCTGCATTCTGGGAGAAAACGGTGCAGGAAAAAGTACGCTTATGAAGGGTATTTTAAGTCTTATAAAGCCCATGAAAGGAAAGATAAGCTTTGGCATTAATAAAAATCAAATAGGCTATCTTCCCCAGCAAAGCGATATACAAAAGGACTTTCCCGCAAGCGTTTATGAGGTAGTGATTTCAGGGACATTAAACCACGGAAGGCTGCTGCCCTTTTATTCCAGAAGAGAAAAAAATATAGCGGAAGAAAATATGAAAAGACTCGGCATATGGGATTTAAAAAATAAGCCCTACAGAGACCTTTCGGGAGGGCAGCAGCAAAGAGTTTTTCTCGCAAGAGCATTGTGTGCTACAAAGAAGCTGTTGCTTCTTGACGAGCCTATGGCAGGCCTTGACCCTATAGCTTCCGCTGATTTTTATAATCTTTTAGATAAGCTGAATAAAAAAGAGGGCATTACCATTATTATGATTTCACATGATATTCAAGGAGCAATGGACTATTGCAAAAAAATACTTCATTTAGGGCATTCTAAAATATTTTACGGCACGAAAGAAGAATATCTTCAAACGGAGATGGCTAAAAAAATGCAAAGAGGGGAAGCCGATGCTTGA